The nucleotide sequence aactAGTTTCTTCTCATTGGCAAAAGGCCAAGTTCCTCTTTTGACTTGCCATACCAGTTCACCATAATATCTTCATGTCCTTGCAGCACAACTGTAAAACCATACTACAGTCTAGCAGTCTACAGCTGTACTTCAAAGGAGAGgtctcaaaagaaaagaaaaaaagcacAGCTGTAAAACCTACACAGCTGCACCTGATGGGGAGCCATGTTGAGATAATTCAATATGATCAAACAACAGTATTATCCTACACACTGATCACTAGAAGGGTGCTTAGCCACTCATGTGGAGCACTTGGGAGATTTTAAGATCCAATTTTGTTTCAACTGTTCTGACACTAGGTTTATGAAACTAGACCCACCAGTATCAAGTCACAAACTAGATTTGACAGATACTGATACAATATTTTTTGTCAAGCTGGTTTCGGACATGGTCGATGCAGCTGATCTTGCGCCTTGAAAGGAAGTCAGTAATAAGAAGGAAATTAGTATCTACATGATTTCAGTCACTTACAAGGTTGTACAGGGATTTCTTTTTTCTTGAATTCGACAAAACAGTGTATAGAGCCGTGTTAAGTTTCAAACTATGATGGATGATAATACAGTCTGTACAAAATCAAAACCACTTCAGACAAAGGAAAATGAAGGGTCCTGAGGTGCACAAAAGAGCAAAACCGAGGCATGGTGCACTACCAAGATGACCCAGTAGATCTAGCATAACAGCAGCAGAATTCTTCCAATTGTCCATTGTCACTATTCACTCAAGCTTCTTAAGTTTGTCAACAGATGCAACCTTCTCTTGCTCAACGGGGAAGTACTTGATTCCGATGAGATCACCAACTTTGCTGATAACCTGAACAATTTGCATGAAATTATGATCAGGGGATGTATTGTGTACACAACGCATAATCTACAAATGCATTCACATTCCATGGATTCAGATCAATTGTACTCTGTATTTGGAATTAAAGTGAAAATATCGCAACAAAGCATGTACGGGCATTGACAAGAGTGTTGACTTTACCTCCAACCCTTTAATTAGATCCTCCCTTGATTGAGAAGCTGAGATACATATCCTAGCTCTGGCAAGTAGTAGTGGCGTTGCAGGAAATGCAACAGTCACAACAGCAACCTAGAATTACAGAACATGCCACATTAGCGAAAAGAAAATCAGAACTTCGCCAAATAAAAACATAAACATGAACTGCTTGAGAAATTCTCATGCAAAAACAGATGACGACGTGCATCTAATGGATGGTCGCTAGATATGAAAACTCACATTTTGTCTCAAGCACTCCCTTGAGAATGCAGGAATTTTAGCAGGATTGTAAAGCATGATAGGCATGACAGGTGAGTCATTATCTCCCAGCACCTCAAAACCCATTTTCTGAAGCTCTGAACGGAAAAAATTGCTGTTCTCCCGAATCTGAGCAAGTTTCTTGGCCCCTATTTACAGCAACGACTGCGTTAGGAATTTCCCCAAGACAAGAGACACATGGAAGCCATAAAAGCATTAAATCCTTCCTGATATACCTCTGTTAGATCCATCTTCCCCAAGGACGACCTTTATCGCAGAGATGACCTGCTGGACTGCTGGAGGCGACATGGATGTTGCATAAATATGGGCTGGGCATGCGTGCTTGAGATGTTGAATGATCTCCTAAGAATATAGAATGGCATATGGGTCAGATTTATCAAATATATATATCATTCAGTCAAGAATTGGTAGGTGGATCTTTCATACTTTTGATGCTGCAATATAACCTCCGCACGATCCAAACGATTTTGTAAATGTTCCCATCATGATGTCGACATCAGCTGGATCCACTCCTAGTAGTTCACATACACCTCTTCCAGTCTTTCCAACAGCTCCAATACTGTGTGCCTCGTCTAAATATGTGTAGGCCTATTAAGATGTTTATAAGAACTCCAAGTCAATACACTGATACATCACTAccagtttgaaatttttgaacagcTTGTGAACTgcagtactccctccgatccaaaataagtgtcaactttgaactaaggttagttcaaccttagttcaaaactgcgacatgTATTATGGATCGGAGGGAATACTATGTATGACATAAGTAACACTTATAGCGTGCAAAGGAACTACAGTTTTTCATTACTGATAACAGAACAAGGAGTCAGTATGCGCAATTCTCACACCTTGTATTTCTTGCAGACAGCCATAATCTCAGGAAGGTTGCATAACTCCCCTTCCATGCTATAAATTCCCTCAACAATCACAATTATCTTCTTCCATGGCCTGTGTGTACGAGGTTGCCCCCCTGCAATCTGTTCCCTCAGTACGTCTTCCAGATGTGCAGGGTCTGGAAGAAAATAAGGGAAACATTAAACTTCCTGCCTCATCGTTAAGTGCACATCATGAGATGCAGCTGTTAGTGAGCTTACTGTTATGTTGAAAAACCcggacagtagcccctgaacccctGGCTCCATTCACTATAGAAATATGGTTCAGTGAATCACTAACTATCAGCCCCCCCTGGTATCATTAAAATACATTAGTCCAGCATGTAACAGAAAAAGAGAAGACAAATAAAATACTCTGCTCACCACAGACCTTCCCAATCAAAATAGGAATGATCGCAGAGTTTGTCACATAACCCATGCCAAAAAGAATAGCTGCAGGCTTGCCAACAAATCGTGCAACTAGTTCCTCGAGCTCTGTGTGCAGCTTAGTATTTCCTAAGATTATACAGAGATCAATTAGCGTTAGTTTCACCATATTATTGAAGTATTAAATTGAGGCAAACTATGGCATGGACATATAAGCACCTACCTCCATCAACTCTGGCACTGCAAGTACTGGCAGAGTATTTCTTGAGTGACTCAATAACACGAGGAGTGCAGTACTCATCTGCTGCAGCAAAACCAAGGTAGTTGTAGGAACCCAAGTTAAGACACTTGGATGTTTTTGTGGTACGTCTGCGTTAAAGATGCACTGAATTAGAGACTAGCATTCACCCTGGGATAACACTTGCTTATGCTAATTAGGTGTGGAGTCAAATGTGAGGAAAACATACTGGAGTGTCTTGTTGCCGTCATTTGAGTGACGCTCAACTACATCAAACCAAGCATCGGGCGCACTGGCAATAGGTCGGCCAAAACAGTCCTGCCCACCCAACAAGGAAAGGTAAACAAAAAAAGTGATCAACATGTCATTCCAGAGGGTGCATATTGCCAGACTAAAGATTGGTTGCATTGTAGAGATATGGTTTCACACACATCTACCCAGACTAAAGATTGGTTCTTTCTGATAATTATTTACTCTGTTCCTTGGGACTGGAATAGCACAGAAAAATGCTGAAGAATGAATGACACATTCAGGATGGCTCAAAACAAGCAACCTTTTCACTTCATTCAACTATTAATAAGACGAATGGACCAAAGTTTCAGTTGAGATCTCATGGTTCTGGCATAAAAATTGGGGTTTATGTATGTACATAAAAGGCAAAGAAAAAAAAGGCTGAAAAAAGCTAGCAAGTGCAACAACAGATCAAATGAATTTTCAGTTGGGACAGTTTCCAAGTCTCCATCATGTGATCTACCTAAGCAGGCACTAAATTTACCACGCCCACCACCACTAGCAACTCAAGTCAACTAACTCGGAATCACATGATCCAAGCCCACCTTTAGAGGGAAAAAAAGTTCTAATTCTGCGAATCGTCGAAGTGGGGAGGAGATCTCACCTGGATGCGGAGGTAGAGGCGGCGCGTGTAGAAATCCTCGTACCCCAGGCAAATGGGCGCGTAACCCTGCGGAGTCAGCAGCAGGAGCGGCGTCAGCACCAGGGGGAGAAGAAGACGGCGAATCTGAAGTAACGGACGGACCTTGAGGTTGCTGGATTTGCCGGCGTCGAGGATCCGGCGGAAGAAGTCGCGGAAGTGGCCGAAGGCGAAGAGGAGGCCGTAGCTGAAGAGCGTGGTGAGCGCGGTCAGGTACGGGAGCCTCACCATCCTcctcgctcctcctcctcgctccctTCGACGCGGCACGCGGCGGGGGGCGGGGGGGCGGGAGCGGTGTTTATTGGCCGCCTGGGCGCGCGACGGGGTCGTCAACGGCGGCGTGGGGTGGCGACCGGCCAATGGTTTCCGATGGCGACTGGCTAGATTGGAAAATTGGAATCTTTGGGATTAGGGTGGGGGGTGAGGCTAACGGGGCGGTGGCGACGCGCGTTTGAACGTGGACGGCAACGACGGGCGCTGCGCGTCACGGACACGGTGGGGGGGTCCGGCTCCAGCTCACCTGCGGAGCACCGCACCGCGCCTCACCTCCGTTGATTTCGAGGTAATTTCGTTTGAGGAGAAAATTCTCCAATTCTTGCAAAATATTTTTCAGGAGAATCGGGTCCTACTTCCAGAGAGGCGATTAGTAGTACTAaaactcttatatttctttattacggagggagtattaactgCTAACATAATAGGTTTATCAGCTTTTATATATTACAAGATACaagaaaaaaaatctagaaaaGGACTGTAATAGGATCCCCTAAAATTTGGTTTCGAGCAATCCATAAATTCTTTAAGCGAAGGCATTGCCCCCGTTTTAAATTATAAATCCTCGAACAACATATGCAAGTGTTGGGGCTTAAACGTCGAGGCCATCATCCATCATCGCAACGTTCTTTGGGAAAGCACCGTCGTATTTTGATTATGTCCTTGTCCATCCTTGATTGGCCATACATGGACACAACTTCATGTCATTCTGGttacatgtgacgcccccgattcgatcgtacactaatcatacacgtaaatgtgtacgatcaagatcagaaactcacgggaagatatcacaacacaactctagacacaaataaaataatacaagctttatattacaagccaggggcctcgagggctcgaatacacaagagtcagcggaagcaacaatatctgagtacagacataagttagacaagtttgccttaagaaggctagcacaaaagcaacatcgatcgaaaaggcaaggcctcctgtctgggagcctcctaactactcctggtcgtcggcggtctccacgtagtagtaggcatcagcggtggcatctggctcctgggctccgacatctggttgcatcaaccagaaagaagaaaaaagggggaaaggggggtagcaaagcaaccgtgagtactcatccaaagtactcgcaagtaaggatctacactacatatgcatcggtatcaatgaaatgggtagtatctatggactaaactgcagaatgccagaaagaaggggaaagcctagcctatcgaaaactagcatcttcaagcatcttgcagcatatagaagggtacggatcaacataatgtaaagtagtagtgttatcaacctcggtcagagatcctttctcgactccctgcaagaaagcaatcccagagccatactatccatttctcatcacaatccatttctcatcacaagtatccagttctagttgtatcgatcgggatacaactccaagtgtgcgttaccataggacaggctatcgatagatgttttcttccctgcaggggtgcaccaacttacccaccatgctcgattaactccagtcggacacactttcatgggtcatgcccggccttggccaaacaatacgccgcaacctgacctaggcttaatagagaggtcaagcacgccggactaaacctatgcccccaggggtcatgggccatcgccccgggaactcctgcacattgcgtgggcggccggtgagcagacctagctaccttcttcaaaaaggcaggtacttacgcagtccaacccggcgcgcgccgctcagtcgctgacgtctattaagcttcggccgatgcatacgacgcagaacgcccatactatgcccacgtgatggttagtgctatcaggccagaggcccctcggatcaaatatccaaatcgtagtggattaggaacgcgcggtaacaagcagagactcacgaaagatgcgaCCCcgtcgctgaaggaaatatgccctagaggcaataataaagttattatttatttccttatttcatgataaatgtttattattcatgctagaattgtattatccggaaacataatacttgtgtgaatacatagacaaaccaaacgtcactagtatgcctctacttgactagctcgttaatcaaagatggttatgtttcctaaccatagacatgtgatgtcatttgattaacgagatcacattattaggagaatgatgtgattgacatgacccattccattagcttagcacccgatcgtttagtatgttgctattgctttcttcatgacttatacatgttcctatgactatgagattatgcaactcccgtttgccggaggaacactttgtgtgctaccaaacgtcacaacgtaactgggtgattataaaggagctctacaggtgtctccaaaggtaaatgttgggttggcgtatttcgagattaggatttgtcactccgattgtcggagaggtatctctgggccctctcggtaatgcacatcacataagccttgcaagcattgcaactaatgagttagttgcgagatgatgtattacgaaacgagtaaagagacttgccggtaacgagattgaactaggtattgagataccgacgatcgaatctcgggcaagtaacatacggatgacaaaaggaacaacgtatgttgttatgcggtctgaccgataaagatcttcgtagaatatgtgggagccaatatgagcatccaggttccgctattggttattgactggagacgtgtctcggtcatgtctacattgttctcgaacccgtagggtccgcacgtttaaggtttcgatgatagttatattatgagtttatgcattttgatgtaccgaagtttgttcggagtcccggatgtgatcacggacatgacgaggagtctcgaaatggtcgagacataaagattgatatattggaagcctaaatttggatatcggaagtgttccaggtgaaatcgggattttaccggagtaccgggaggttaccggaaccccccgggaggtatatgggccttagtgggctttagtggaagagaggagaggtggccagggctgggccgcgcgcccctccccccccctagtccgaataggacaaggagagggggacggcgccccttccttctctctctcctctttcccactcccgaatcctattccaactaggaagggggggggaatcctactcccggtgggagtaggactcctcctggcgcgccctcctcctggccggccgcaccccccctttgaacctttatatacgggggcagggggcacccctagagacacaagttgatccacgtaatcatattcttagccgtgtgcggtgcccccttccaccataatcctcgataatattgtagcggtgcttaggcgaagccctgcgacggtagagcatcaagatcatcaccacgccatcgtgctgacggaactcttccccgacactttgctggatcggagtccggggatcgtcatcgagctgaacgtgtgctagaactcggaggtgccatagtttcgatgcttgatcggtcgggccgtgaagacgtacgactacatcaaccgcgttgtgctaacgcttccgctgtcggtctacaagggtacgtagatcacactcttccctctcgttgcgatgcatcaccatgatcttgcgtgtgcgtaggaaattttttgaaattactacgttccccaacagtggcatccgagcctaggttttatgtgttgatgttatatgcacgagtagaacacaagtgggttgtgggcgatataagtcatactgcttaccagcatgtcatactttggttcggcagtattgttggacgaagcggcccggaccgacattacgcgtacgcttacgcgagaccggttctcccgacgtgctttgcacataggtggcttgcgggtgacagtttctccaactttagttgaaccgagtgtggctacgccccgtccttgcgaaggttaaaacagcaccaacttgacaaactatcattgtggttttggtgcgtaggtaagattggttcttgcttaagcctgtagcagccacgtaaaacttgcaacaacaaagtagaggacgtctaacttgtttttgcagggcatgttgtgatgtgatatggtcaaggcatgatgctaaattttattgtatgagatgatcatgttttgtaaccgagttatcggcaactggcaggagccatatggttgtcgctttattgtatgcaatgcaatttcactgtaatgctttactttatcactaagcggtagcgatagtcgtgggagcataagattggcgagacgacaacgatgctacgatggagatcaaggtgtcgccctggtgacgatggtgatcacgacgatgcttcgaagatggagatcacaagcacaagatgatgatggccatatcatatcacttatattgattgcatgtgatgtttatcttttatgcatcttatcttgctttgattgacggtagcattataagatgatctctcactaattatcaagaagtgttctccctgagtatgcaccgttgcgaaagttcttcgtgctgagacaccacgtgatggtcgggtgtgataggctctacgttcaaatacaacgggtgcaaaacagttgcacacgcagaatactcaggttatacttgacgagccaagcatatacagatatggcctcggaacacggagaccgaaaggtcgagcgtgaatcatatagtagatatgatcaacatagtgatgttcaccaatgaaactactccatctcacgtgatgatcggacatggtttagttgatttggatcacgtaatcacttagaggattagagggatgtctatctaagtgggagttcttaagtaatatgattaattgaacctaaatttatcatgaacttagtacctgatggtatcttgcttgtttatgtttgattgtagatagatggcccgtgctgttgttccgttgaattttaatgcgttccttgagaaagcaaagttgaaagatgatggtagcaattacacggactgggtccgtaacttgaggattatcctcattgctgcacagaagaattacgtcctggaagcaccgctgggtgccaggcctgctgctggagcaacaccagatgttatgaacgtctggcagagcaaagctgatgactactcgatagttcagtgtgccatgctttacggcttagaatcgggacttcaacgatgttttgaacgtcatggagcatatgagatgttccaggagttgaagttaatatttcaagcaaatgcccggattgagagatatgaagtctccaataagttctatagctgcaagatggaggagaacagttctgtcagtgagcatatactcaaaatgtctgggtataataatcacttgattcaattgggagttaatcttccagatgattgcgtcattgacagaattctccaatcactgccaccaagctacaagagcttcgtgatgaactataatatgcaagggatgaataagactattcccgagctcttcgcaatgctgaaagctgcggaggtagaaatcaagaaggagcatcaagtgttaatggtcaacaagaccactagtttcaagaaaaagggcaaaggaaagaagaaggggaacttcaaaaagaatagcaagcaagttgctactcaagagaagaaacccaaacctggacctaagcctgaaactgagtgcttctactggaagcagactggtcactggaagcggaactgccccaagtatttggcagataagaaggatggcaaggtgaacaaaggtatatatgatatacatgttattgatgtgtaccttactaatgctcgcagtagcacctgggtatttgataatggttctgttgctaatatttgcaactcgaaatagggactacggattaagcgaagattggctaaggacgaggtgatgcgtaggaaatggttccaaagtcgatgtgatcgcagtcggcacgctactgaaggaaatatgccctagaggcaataataaagttattatttatttccttatatcatgataaatgtttattattcatgctagaattgtattaaccggaaacataatacatgtgtgaatacatagacaaacttagtgtcactagtatgcctctacttgactagctcgttaatcaaagatggttatgtttcctaaccatgaacaaagtgttgttatttgattaacgaggtcacatcattagttcaatgatctgattgacatgacccattccattagcttagcacccgatcgtttagtatgttgctattgctttcttcatgacttatacatgttcctatgactatgagattctgcaactcccgtttgccgaggaacactttgtgtgctaccaaacgtcacaacgtaactgggtgattataaaggagctctacaggtgtctccaatggtagatgttgggttggcgtatttcaagaataggatttgtcactccgattgtctgagaggtatctctgggccctctcggtaatgcacatcacataagccttgcaagcattgcaactaatgagttagttgtgggatgatgtattacagaacgagtaaagagacttgccagtaacgagattgaactaggtattggataccgacgatcgaatctcgggcaagtaacataccgatgacaaagggaacaacgtatgttgttatgcggtctgaccgataaagatcttcgtagaaaatgtaggagccaatatgggcatccaggtcccgctattggttattgaccggagacgtgtctcggtcatgtctacattgttctcgaaccgtagggtccgcacgcttaacgttacgatgatagttattatgagtttatgcattttgatgtaccgaagattgttcagagccccggatgtgatcatggacatgacgaggagtctcgaaatggtcgagacataaagattgatatattggaagcctatgtttggatatcggaagtgttccgggtgaaatcgggattttaccggagtaccgggaggttaccggaacaccccgggaactatatgggccttagtgggctttagtggaaaggagaaaggggcagcccaaggtggccacgcgcctcccccctcccctagtcctattaggacaaggagaggtggccggccccctctctctttcccccctcaaggaatcctattccaactaggattggggaggggggaatcctactcccagagggagtaggactcccttggcgcgccctccttggccggccgccccctccccgttggctcctttatatacggaggcagggggcaccctaggacacacaagttgatccttgagattgttccttagccgtgtgcggtgccccctgccaccatattccacctcgatcatattgtagcggtgcttaggcgaagccctgcgacagtagaacatcaagatcgtcaccacgccgtcgtgctgacggaactcctccccgacactttgctggatcagagcccggggatcgtcattgagatgtacatgtgctaagaactcggaggtgccggagtaacggtgcttggatcggtcggatcgggaagacgtacgactacttcctctacgttgtgtcaacgcttccgcagtcggtctgcgtgggtacgtagacaacactctcccctctcgttgctatgcatcaccatgatcttgcgtgtgcgtaggaatttttttgaaattactatgttacccaacagtggcatccgagcctaggttttatatgttgatgttatatgcacgagtagaacacaagtgagttgtgggtgatataagtcatactgcctaccagcatgtcatactttggttcagcggtattgttggacgagacgacccggaccaacattacgcgtacgcttacgcgagaccggttcccccgacgtgctttgcacatatgtggcttgcgggcgactgtctctccaactttagttgaaccgagtatggctacgcccggtccttgcgaaggttaaaacagagtcaaattgacaaactatcattgtggttttgatgcgtaggtgagattggttcttgcttaagcccgtagcagccacgtaaaacttgcaacaacaaagtagaggacgtctaacttgtttttgcagggcatgttgtgatgtgatatggtcaaggcatgatgataaattttattgtatgagatgatcatgttttgtaaccgagttatcggcaactggcaggagccatatggttgtcgctttattgtatgcaatgaaatcgtgatgtaatgctttactttatcactaagcggtagcgatagtcgtggtagcataagattggcgagacgacaacgatgctacgatggagatcaaggtgtcgcgccggtgacgatggtgatcatgacggtgcttcggagatggagatcacaggcacaagatgatgatggccatatcatatcacttatattgattgcatgtgatgtttatcttttatgcatcttatcttgctttgattgacggtagcattataagatgatctctcactaaactatcaagaagtgttctctctgagtatgcaccgttgccaaagttcgtcgtgcccagacaccacgtgatgatcgggtgtgataagctctacgtccatctacaacgggtgcaagccagtttttgcacacgcagaatactcaggttaaacttgacgagcctagcatatgcagatatggcctcagaacacggagaccgaaaggtcgagcgtgaatcatatagtagatatgatcaacataacgatgttcaccattgaaaactactccatctcacgtgatgatcggttatggtttagttgatttggatcacgtgatcacttagaggattagagggatgtctatctaagtgggagttcttaagtaatttgattaattgaacttaaacttatcatgaacttagtacctgatagtatcttgcttgtttatgttgattgtagatagatggctcgtgctgttgttccgttgaattttaatgcgttccttgagaaagcaaagttgaaagatgatggtagcaattacacggactgggtccgtaacttgaggattatcctcattgctgctcagaagaattacgtcctggaagcaccgctaggtgccaggcctgctgctggagcaacaccagatgttatgaacgtctggcagagcaaagctgatgactactcgatagttcagtgtgccatgctttacggcttagaatcgggacttcaacgacgttttgaacgtcatggagcatatgagatgttccaggagttgaagttaatatttcaagcaaatgcccggattgagagatatgaagtctccaataagttctatagctgcaagatggaggagaacagttctgtcagtgagcatatactcaaaatgtctgggtataataatcacttgattcagatgggagttaatcttccagatgattgcgtcattgacagaattctccaatcactgccaccaagctacaagagcttcgtgatgaactataatatgcaagggatgaataagactattcccgagctcttcgcaatgctgaaagctgtggaggtagaaatcaagaaggagcatcaagtgttgatggttaacaagaccactagtttcaagaaaaagggcaaaggggagaagaaggggaacttcaagaagaacggcaagcaagttgctgctcaggagaagaaacccaagtctggacctaagcctgaaactgagtgcttctactgcaagcagactggtcactggaagtggaactgccccaagtatttggcggataagaagga is from Triticum aestivum cultivar Chinese Spring chromosome 3A, IWGSC CS RefSeq v2.1, whole genome shotgun sequence and encodes:
- the LOC123063208 gene encoding long chain base biosynthesis protein 2d; translation: MVRLPYLTALTTLFSYGLLFAFGHFRDFFRRILDAGKSSNLKGYAPICLGYEDFYTRRLYLRIQDCFGRPIASAPDAWFDVVERHSNDGNKTLQRTTKTSKCLNLGSYNYLGFAAADEYCTPRVIESLKKYSASTCSARVDGGNTKLHTELEELVARFVGKPAAILFGMGYVTNSAIIPILIGKGGLIVSDSLNHISIVNGARGSGATVRVFQHNNPAHLEDVLREQIAGGQPRTHRPWKKIIVIVEGIYSMEGELCNLPEIMAVCKKYKAYTYLDEAHSIGAVGKTGRGVCELLGVDPADVDIMMGTFTKSFGSCGGYIAASKEIIQHLKHACPAHIYATSMSPPAVQQVISAIKVVLGEDGSNRGAKKLAQIRENSNFFRSELQKMGFEVLGDNDSPVMPIMLYNPAKIPAFSRECLRQNVAVVTVAFPATPLLLARARICISASQSREDLIKGLEVISKVGDLIGIKYFPVEQEKVASVDKLKKLE